The following are from one region of the Methyloversatilis discipulorum genome:
- the thiS gene encoding sulfur carrier protein ThiS yields MADASAHTVIVNGQHEPLDDARTVGDLLDRMALRGKRIAVERNGEIVPRSVFDHAALSPGDRVEIVIAVGGG; encoded by the coding sequence ATGGCTGACGCCAGCGCCCACACCGTCATCGTGAACGGCCAGCACGAGCCGCTCGACGATGCGCGCACGGTGGGCGATCTGCTCGACCGCATGGCCTTGCGCGGCAAGCGCATCGCGGTCGAGCGCAACGGCGAAATCGTGCCGCGCAGCGTGTTCGACCATGCGGCGCTGAGCCCGGGCGACCGCGTCGAAATCGTCATCGCCGTCGGAGGCGGCTAG
- the lipA gene encoding lipoyl synthase, with protein MSTAVAGEGLRGRDKLARIPVKVREDVASPTKPAWLRGRDQDTPAVRALQGVLREHALHTVCEEAACPNIGECFGRGTATFMILGAICTRRCPFCDVSHGRPLPPDADEPQRLARTVAAMKLRYVVITSVDRDDLRDGGAAHFAQCMADIRALSPDITIEVLTPDFRGREAAALDALAVSPPDVFNHNMETVPRLYREVRPGANYEGSLRLLRDFGQRFPGVPTKTGLMLGLGETEAEVVEVMRDLRAHGCDLLTLGQYLRPSPAHLPVIEYITPERFDALRAIALELGFSEVAAGPLVRSSYRADVLHAAHEHHG; from the coding sequence ATGAGCACAGCTGTTGCAGGCGAAGGCCTGCGCGGACGCGACAAGCTCGCCCGCATTCCGGTCAAGGTGCGCGAGGATGTCGCCTCGCCGACCAAGCCCGCCTGGCTGCGCGGCCGCGACCAGGACACGCCAGCGGTGCGCGCGCTGCAGGGCGTGCTGCGCGAACACGCGCTGCACACCGTGTGCGAGGAAGCGGCCTGCCCGAACATCGGCGAGTGCTTCGGCCGCGGCACGGCGACCTTCATGATTCTCGGCGCCATCTGCACGCGCCGCTGCCCCTTCTGCGACGTGTCGCACGGCCGGCCGCTGCCGCCCGATGCCGACGAACCGCAGCGCCTGGCGCGCACGGTGGCGGCGATGAAGCTGCGCTACGTGGTCATCACCTCGGTGGACCGCGACGACCTGCGCGATGGCGGCGCGGCGCATTTCGCGCAGTGCATGGCCGACATCCGCGCATTGAGCCCCGACATCACGATCGAGGTGCTCACCCCCGATTTCCGCGGCCGCGAGGCGGCCGCACTGGACGCGCTGGCGGTGTCGCCGCCGGACGTGTTCAACCACAACATGGAAACCGTGCCCCGCCTGTACCGCGAGGTCAGGCCGGGCGCGAACTACGAAGGTTCGCTCAGGCTGCTGCGCGACTTCGGCCAGCGCTTCCCCGGCGTGCCGACCAAGACCGGCCTGATGCTGGGGCTCGGCGAAACCGAGGCGGAAGTGGTCGAGGTGATGCGCGACCTGCGCGCGCACGGCTGCGACCTGCTGACGCTGGGCCAGTACCTGCGACCGTCGCCGGCCCATCTGCCGGTGATCGAGTACATCACGCCGGAGCGCTTCGATGCGCTGCGTGCCATCGCGCTCGAACTGGGTTTCAGCGAAGTCGCCGCCGGCCCGCTGGTGCGTTCGTCCTACCGCGCCGACGTGCTGCACGCCGCGCATGAGCACCATGGCTGA
- a CDS encoding acetoin dehydrogenase dihydrolipoyllysine-residue acetyltransferase subunit, with protein sequence MSAIHTVTMPKWGLSMQEGKVNLWLKEVGDTIDPGEEIIEVESEKISGAVEASVSGVLRRQVAQPDEVLPVGALLGIVADKGASDAEIDAVIARFQAEFVPPSADDADSGPQTQTVKVGNVEVRYLKLGEDVAGKDPLLLVHGFGGDLNNWLFNHSPLSESRAVYALDLPGHGSTTKVTGIASLDGLAEVVIGFMDAVGLECAHLAGHSMGGGVCLAIAKRAPNKVKSLSLIASAGLGNEINGAYIDGFVAAASRNALKPVLAQLYSDESLVTRSMIDDMLKFKRLEGVDSALATLAGGLFAGGRQAEQLASAAAGKPTLVIWGENDRVIPSSHATAIPGATVKVMPGQGHMVQLEAAGEVNKLIGEFIG encoded by the coding sequence ATGTCCGCAATCCATACCGTCACCATGCCCAAGTGGGGCCTTTCCATGCAGGAGGGGAAGGTCAACCTTTGGCTGAAGGAAGTCGGTGACACGATAGACCCGGGTGAGGAAATCATCGAGGTCGAGAGCGAGAAGATTTCCGGTGCCGTCGAGGCGTCGGTGTCCGGCGTGCTGCGCCGTCAGGTCGCCCAGCCGGACGAAGTGCTGCCGGTCGGTGCGCTGCTCGGCATCGTCGCCGACAAGGGAGCTTCCGACGCCGAGATCGATGCGGTGATCGCCCGCTTCCAGGCCGAGTTCGTGCCGCCGTCCGCCGACGACGCTGACTCCGGTCCGCAGACGCAGACGGTCAAGGTCGGCAATGTCGAGGTGCGCTACCTCAAGCTGGGCGAGGACGTGGCCGGCAAGGACCCGCTGCTGCTGGTCCATGGCTTCGGTGGCGATCTGAACAACTGGCTGTTCAACCACTCGCCGCTGTCCGAGTCGCGTGCGGTGTATGCGCTCGACCTGCCGGGTCACGGTAGCACGACCAAGGTGACCGGCATCGCCTCGCTCGACGGTCTGGCTGAAGTCGTCATCGGCTTCATGGACGCAGTCGGTCTCGAGTGCGCCCACCTGGCCGGCCACTCGATGGGCGGCGGCGTCTGCCTGGCGATCGCCAAGCGCGCGCCGAACAAGGTGAAGTCGCTGTCGCTGATCGCCAGCGCCGGTCTGGGCAACGAGATCAACGGTGCCTACATCGACGGCTTCGTCGCCGCCGCTTCGCGCAACGCGCTGAAGCCGGTGCTGGCGCAGCTGTACTCCGACGAGTCGCTGGTCACCCGCTCGATGATCGACGACATGCTCAAGTTCAAGCGCCTCGAAGGCGTCGACAGCGCGCTCGCAACGCTGGCCGGCGGCCTGTTCGCCGGCGGCCGTCAGGCCGAGCAGCTTGCTTCGGCCGCGGCCGGCAAGCCGACGCTGGTGATCTGGGGCGAAAACGACCGTGTCATCCCGTCCTCTCACGCCACGGCGATCCCGGGCGCGACCGTGAAGGTGATGCCGGGCCAGGGCCACATGGTCCAGCTCGAAGCGGCAGGCGAAGTGAACAAGCTGATCGGCGAGTTCATCGGCTGA
- a CDS encoding alpha-ketoacid dehydrogenase subunit beta has product MARKITYQQAINEALDQEMSRDPSVIIMGEDVAGGEGSPGEQDAWGGVLGVTKGLYAKHPGRVLDTPISESGYVGAAVGAACNGLRPVAELMFIDFMGVCFDQIFNQAAKFKYMFGGKAKTPVVIRAMYGAGFRAAAQHSQCLYNVFTHIPGLKVVIPSNPYDAKGLLIQSIRDNDPVIFLEHKALYTMEGDVPAESYIVPFGEAAVVQEGDDVTIVAMGRMVHYAKEAAGNLRKKGIQCEIIDPRTTSPLDTDTILESVERTGRLVVVDESNPRCSMASDISSIVAQEAFGALKAPIQMVTAPHVPVPFAASLEDLYIPSPARIEEAVMKVKEYR; this is encoded by the coding sequence ATGGCAAGAAAGATCACTTACCAGCAGGCCATCAACGAGGCGCTGGATCAGGAAATGTCGCGCGACCCGAGCGTCATCATCATGGGTGAGGACGTCGCCGGTGGCGAAGGTTCGCCCGGCGAGCAGGACGCCTGGGGCGGCGTGCTCGGCGTGACCAAGGGCCTGTACGCGAAGCACCCGGGCCGCGTGCTCGACACCCCGATCTCCGAATCGGGCTACGTCGGCGCCGCCGTCGGTGCCGCCTGCAACGGCCTGCGTCCGGTCGCCGAGCTGATGTTCATCGACTTCATGGGCGTCTGCTTCGACCAGATCTTCAACCAGGCTGCCAAGTTCAAGTACATGTTCGGCGGCAAGGCCAAGACCCCGGTCGTCATCCGCGCGATGTACGGCGCCGGCTTCCGCGCTGCCGCCCAGCACTCGCAGTGCCTGTACAACGTGTTCACGCACATCCCCGGCCTGAAGGTGGTCATCCCGTCGAACCCGTACGACGCCAAGGGCCTGCTGATCCAGTCGATCCGCGACAATGACCCGGTCATCTTCCTGGAGCACAAGGCGCTCTACACGATGGAAGGCGACGTGCCGGCCGAGAGCTACATCGTCCCCTTCGGCGAAGCCGCCGTGGTGCAGGAAGGCGACGACGTGACCATCGTCGCGATGGGCCGCATGGTGCATTACGCGAAGGAAGCCGCCGGCAACCTGCGTAAGAAGGGCATCCAGTGCGAAATCATCGATCCGCGCACGACCTCGCCGCTCGACACCGACACGATTCTCGAAAGCGTCGAGCGCACCGGTCGCCTGGTCGTCGTCGATGAATCCAACCCCCGCTGCAGCATGGCGTCGGACATCTCGTCCATCGTCGCGCAGGAAGCTTTCGGCGCGCTCAAGGCGCCGATCCAGATGGTGACTGCACCGCACGTTCCGGTGCCGTTCGCCGCTTCGCTTGAAGATCTTTACATCCCCAGTCCGGCACGCATCGAAGAAGCCGTGATGAAGGTCAAGGAGTATCGCTGA
- a CDS encoding thiamine pyrophosphate-dependent dehydrogenase E1 component subunit alpha: MTSPLNREALLQAYRTMRTIRDFEERVHVDFATGEIPGFVHLYAGEEASATGICMHLNRNDYIASTHRGHGHCIAKGVDPVGMMAEIWGKATGTCKGKGGSMHIADLEVGMLGANGIVGGGGPLICGTALASKIRGENNVGVCFFGDGASNQGTIFEAMNLASVWKLPVIFVAENNGYAEATSSTFSVAVENIADRASAFGMPGVIVDGFDFFAVYEAAGEAIKRAREGGGPTLLEVKLSRYYGHFEGDQQTYRAPGEVQKLRETKDCLMQFAKRVTSRGELTMADIEAIDREVKTMIDDSVVKAKADPLPPPEALMADVYISY, encoded by the coding sequence ATGACCAGTCCTTTGAACAGGGAAGCCCTTCTGCAGGCTTACCGGACCATGCGCACCATCCGCGATTTCGAGGAGCGCGTGCACGTCGATTTCGCCACCGGCGAAATCCCCGGTTTCGTCCATCTGTATGCGGGCGAGGAAGCTTCGGCGACCGGCATCTGCATGCACCTCAACCGCAACGACTACATCGCCTCGACCCACCGCGGTCACGGCCACTGCATCGCCAAGGGCGTTGATCCCGTCGGCATGATGGCCGAGATCTGGGGCAAGGCCACCGGTACCTGCAAGGGCAAGGGCGGCTCGATGCACATCGCCGACCTCGAGGTGGGCATGCTCGGCGCCAACGGCATCGTCGGTGGCGGTGGCCCGCTGATCTGCGGCACCGCACTCGCGTCCAAGATCCGCGGTGAGAACAACGTCGGCGTGTGCTTCTTCGGCGACGGCGCGTCCAACCAGGGCACCATTTTCGAAGCGATGAACCTCGCTTCGGTGTGGAAGCTGCCGGTCATTTTCGTGGCCGAGAACAACGGCTACGCGGAAGCGACCTCGAGCACCTTCTCGGTGGCTGTCGAGAACATCGCCGACCGCGCCAGTGCCTTCGGCATGCCGGGCGTCATCGTCGATGGTTTCGATTTCTTCGCGGTGTACGAAGCGGCCGGCGAGGCGATCAAGCGCGCCCGCGAAGGCGGCGGCCCGACCCTGCTCGAAGTGAAGCTGTCGCGCTACTACGGCCACTTCGAAGGCGACCAGCAGACCTACCGCGCACCGGGCGAAGTGCAGAAGCTGCGCGAAACCAAGGATTGCCTGATGCAGTTCGCCAAGCGCGTGACGTCGCGCGGCGAACTGACCATGGCCGACATCGAAGCCATCGACCGCGAAGTTAAGACGATGATCGACGACTCAGTGGTAAAGGCGAAGGCTGACCCGCTGCCGCCGCCCGAGGCCCTGATGGCCGACGTCTACATCTCTTACTGA
- a CDS encoding ATP-NAD kinase family protein, with protein sequence MRAQTSFRSRIVVSPSSSPPVSVGIIANPASGRDIRRLTSRASVFPNAEKASMIVRAIAGLEAAGVEHVLLMPDKGSISGLVYRALGLDGRSTEGRRVRFIDMTVSESIDDTLHATEAMCAAGVSAIIVLGGDGTHRAVAKRCGQVPLLALSTGTNNAFPEMREATVAGLAAGLIATGAVPAAAGLRRNKLLRVRCDDRDDIALVDACFTGHEYVGSRAVWDSALVEELFVTFAAADGIGLSAIAGQLEPVTRAAAHGLHVRCAPTGDTPRRVHAAIAPGLVAEVGVRDYAHLSPHEPVVLTGRSGTIALDGEREIEFHTGSRIEISLDPNGPQTIDVAATLTHAAQHRLLRHYAGGAA encoded by the coding sequence ATGAGGGCTCAAACCTCGTTCAGGAGTCGCATCGTCGTGTCGCCCAGTTCTTCCCCCCCGGTCAGCGTCGGCATCATTGCCAACCCGGCATCGGGCAGGGACATCCGTCGTCTGACCTCACGCGCTTCGGTGTTCCCGAACGCGGAGAAGGCCAGCATGATCGTGCGCGCCATCGCCGGCCTCGAAGCGGCCGGTGTCGAGCACGTGCTGCTCATGCCGGACAAGGGCTCGATCTCCGGCCTGGTGTATCGCGCGCTCGGTCTCGACGGCCGGTCGACCGAAGGGCGGCGCGTTCGCTTCATCGACATGACCGTGTCCGAATCGATCGACGACACGCTGCATGCCACCGAGGCGATGTGCGCGGCGGGTGTGTCCGCCATCATCGTGCTCGGCGGCGACGGCACTCACCGCGCGGTGGCCAAGCGCTGCGGCCAGGTGCCGCTGCTGGCGCTGTCGACCGGCACCAACAACGCCTTTCCGGAAATGCGCGAGGCCACGGTGGCCGGACTGGCCGCCGGCCTGATCGCGACCGGCGCGGTGCCGGCCGCGGCCGGCCTGCGCCGCAACAAGCTGCTGCGCGTGCGCTGCGACGACCGCGACGACATCGCGCTGGTCGACGCCTGCTTCACCGGTCATGAGTACGTGGGCTCGCGTGCGGTCTGGGACAGCGCGCTGGTCGAGGAGCTGTTCGTCACCTTCGCCGCCGCCGACGGCATCGGCCTGTCGGCCATCGCCGGTCAGCTCGAACCTGTCACGCGCGCCGCAGCACACGGCCTGCACGTGCGCTGCGCGCCGACCGGCGATACGCCGCGCCGCGTGCATGCGGCAATCGCGCCCGGCCTGGTGGCCGAAGTCGGGGTGCGCGACTACGCGCATCTGTCGCCGCACGAACCGGTGGTGCTGACCGGTCGCAGCGGAACCATCGCACTCGATGGCGAGCGCGAGATCGAGTTTCACACCGGCAGCCGCATCGAAATCAGCCTCGACCCGAACGGCCCGCAGACCATCGACGTCGCCGCCACGCTCACCCACGCGGCGCAGCACCGACTGCTGCGCCACTACGCGGGAGGTGCCGCATGA
- a CDS encoding sigma-54-dependent Fis family transcriptional regulator: MRQGREIADHVGRVMNIVEGRSRPAQTDPAYERLARSWRRSLNKHSIDPGLSSVPKVVTAYELREHRERIETFMRIAREGVERLHHELLPANYCVLLTDATGVTVDYRTVPALEKEFKDEGFRNGTCWAEEHEGTCGVGTTLADRQPTLVHRGEHFRSHNTQFTCSSAPILGLQDEPIAVLDASALYSPDARESQLLVFRMVCDKARLIEDAYAHYSLRTYWTLQLGQVAEFMPVETDYLIAFDDDGRIVGGNRRARQELINHNGRHAEFLHDLFECTASDIMVSAHASPGTPFPLRMMATGRRLFAVLRAPNARSLAQVTQAKPVITADDVTAPRGFRHLALGDPRVKANVACAVKVANRDIPVMLLGETGTGKEAFARAIHDFSDRAKQPFVALNCAAIPESLIESELFGYRDGAFTGARSKGAKGKILQSDGGTLFLDEIGDMPLSLQSRLLRVLAEGEVVPLGAEQPTPVNLHVVCATHQDLPELVRQGRFREDLFYRLNGASFMLPPLRNREDKRELIQLVLREECAAMGREELRIPEETMARLLSYDWPGNIRQLRHAIRYACAIADGTQVTIEHFPQELRTNNHSPRATLQPPPQQQIPQPAQQTPAIASPQAAAPRGVGGAVPDPCELRDGEPLNEACLQLRQKMLDALRRNHWRVTETARQLGMSRATFYRKMARLRIVAPNYLDGEERMVENG; this comes from the coding sequence ATGAGACAAGGTCGAGAAATCGCCGACCATGTCGGACGCGTGATGAACATCGTCGAAGGACGATCGCGCCCGGCACAGACTGACCCGGCTTACGAGCGCCTCGCGCGCTCCTGGCGCAGGTCGCTGAACAAGCACTCCATCGACCCCGGCCTGTCGTCGGTTCCCAAGGTCGTCACCGCCTACGAACTGCGCGAGCACCGCGAGCGCATCGAAACCTTCATGCGCATCGCACGTGAGGGCGTAGAGCGGCTGCACCACGAGCTACTGCCGGCCAACTACTGCGTGCTGCTGACCGACGCCACCGGCGTCACCGTCGACTACCGCACCGTGCCGGCGCTGGAGAAGGAGTTCAAGGACGAGGGCTTCCGCAACGGCACCTGCTGGGCGGAAGAGCACGAGGGCACCTGCGGCGTCGGCACCACGCTGGCCGACCGTCAGCCCACCCTGGTTCACCGTGGTGAGCACTTCCGTTCGCACAACACGCAATTCACCTGCAGCTCGGCACCGATACTCGGGCTGCAGGACGAGCCGATCGCCGTGCTCGATGCCTCGGCGCTGTATTCGCCGGACGCCCGCGAAAGCCAGCTGCTGGTGTTCCGCATGGTGTGCGACAAGGCGCGCCTGATCGAGGACGCCTACGCGCACTACAGCCTGCGCACCTACTGGACGCTGCAGCTCGGCCAGGTCGCCGAATTCATGCCGGTCGAAACCGACTACCTGATCGCCTTCGACGACGACGGCCGCATCGTCGGCGGCAACCGCCGCGCCCGCCAGGAACTGATCAATCACAACGGCCGCCACGCCGAGTTCCTGCACGACCTGTTCGAGTGCACCGCCAGCGACATCATGGTGTCGGCGCACGCCAGCCCGGGCACGCCCTTCCCGCTGCGCATGATGGCCACCGGGCGCCGCCTGTTCGCCGTGCTGCGCGCGCCGAACGCACGCTCGCTTGCCCAGGTCACGCAGGCCAAGCCGGTCATTACCGCCGACGACGTGACCGCACCGCGCGGCTTCCGTCATCTGGCGCTGGGCGATCCGCGGGTCAAGGCCAACGTCGCCTGCGCCGTGAAAGTGGCCAACCGCGACATCCCGGTCATGCTGCTGGGCGAGACCGGCACCGGCAAGGAAGCGTTCGCGCGCGCCATCCACGACTTCAGCGACCGCGCCAAGCAGCCCTTCGTGGCGCTGAACTGCGCGGCGATTCCGGAGAGCCTGATCGAGAGCGAACTGTTCGGCTACCGCGACGGTGCCTTCACCGGCGCCCGCAGCAAGGGTGCCAAGGGCAAGATCCTGCAGTCGGACGGCGGCACCCTCTTCCTCGACGAAATCGGCGACATGCCGCTGTCGCTGCAGAGCCGCCTGCTGCGCGTGCTGGCCGAAGGCGAAGTGGTGCCGCTGGGTGCCGAACAGCCGACGCCGGTGAACCTGCACGTGGTCTGCGCCACCCACCAGGACCTGCCGGAGCTGGTGCGCCAGGGACGCTTCCGCGAAGATCTGTTCTACCGCCTCAACGGCGCCAGCTTCATGCTGCCGCCGCTGCGCAACCGCGAAGACAAGCGCGAGCTGATACAGCTGGTGCTGCGCGAGGAATGTGCGGCGATGGGCCGCGAGGAACTGCGCATACCGGAAGAGACGATGGCGCGCCTGCTGAGCTACGACTGGCCGGGCAACATCCGCCAGCTGCGCCACGCCATCCGCTACGCCTGCGCGATCGCCGACGGCACACAGGTCACCATCGAGCACTTCCCGCAGGAACTGCGCACCAACAACCACAGCCCGCGCGCCACGCTGCAGCCGCCGCCGCAGCAGCAGATTCCGCAACCGGCGCAGCAGACCCCTGCGATCGCGTCGCCACAGGCCGCGGCACCGCGCGGCGTCGGCGGTGCAGTACCCGATCCGTGCGAACTGCGCGACGGCGAGCCGCTCAACGAGGCCTGCCTGCAGCTGCGCCAGAAGATGCTCGACGCGCTGCGTCGCAACCACTGGCGGGTGACCGAAACGGCGCGCCAGCTGGGCATGTCGCGCGCCACCTTCTACCGCAAGATGGCGCGGCTGCGCATCGTCGCACCGAACTATCTGGACGGTGAGGAGCGGATGGTCGAGAACGGCTGA
- a CDS encoding c-type cytochrome — protein MTTRKLSGTTRAFSISAGLRTVVFAGSALVLQTLSSPVLANAEAAAEALPQPSFELTDPERIAAGKKRFNKTCAGYCHGSEGVGGRAPDFKGRKDLPDAEAFKTIFHGRRGSDIMPPWGQAFSPDQIWELVAYIKFLGTQ, from the coding sequence ATGACTACACGCAAGCTCAGCGGCACGACCCGTGCCTTCTCCATCTCCGCCGGTCTTCGGACGGTCGTTTTTGCGGGCAGCGCACTCGTGCTGCAGACCCTCAGCTCGCCGGTGCTCGCCAATGCCGAAGCTGCCGCCGAAGCGCTGCCGCAACCGTCGTTCGAACTGACCGACCCCGAGCGCATCGCCGCCGGCAAGAAGCGTTTCAACAAGACCTGTGCCGGCTATTGCCACGGCTCCGAAGGCGTCGGCGGGCGCGCTCCCGACTTCAAGGGCCGCAAGGATCTGCCGGACGCCGAGGCCTTCAAGACGATTTTCCATGGTCGTCGCGGCTCCGACATCATGCCGCCCTGGGGCCAGGCCTTCTCGCCGGACCAGATCTGGGAACTGGTTGCCTACATCAAGTTCCTCGGCACGCAGTGA
- a CDS encoding pyrroloquinoline quinone-dependent dehydrogenase — protein MNSIRKQFRLTASAAAVAAASMLSVFAVSPAVAQSGPGFEDPNNWPQYHRTSNAWRFSPLNQINRDNVKKLKVAWIHQPGTITHGLQATPIVIDGVMYSISANNNVWAIDAATGKTIWQYAPKLDKIVDQVFYGAASRGVTVGRGKVYVGTLDGRFIALDQKTGKEVWSTQLTDPKNQYGALFSAPPQLAGNVLFGGTTGGDQPISGKIYAVNADTGKPVWTFDVIKNDPKSWPGDSGKVGGGSAWMPGTYDAKTDTIYIGTSNAAPDYYNYDRKGDNLYTATLLALDPKTGKVKWHRQEVPNDSWDYDSAYEALVVQKDGKDVIVHLNKGGFVFVMDKKDGKLENVWQFAENVNWVKGIDPKTGALIDPIYPEVDKVKTFCPNLLGARSWNHGAYNPGTGLWYSHAMEVCNEVVAGKDDPDNLKAVSSLSLGIESIKLVPPPGTKPHGRLDARDPITGKRKWSIKYDLPPLSSVLTTAGGLVFTGDMEGKIYGYDADTGKELWTFNAGSGLRGGPVSYSVKGKQYIVFPTGLGSHAPGFLAGAFPQIKDLPGGAAMVAFTLE, from the coding sequence ATGAATTCGATTCGCAAGCAGTTCCGCCTGACCGCATCCGCCGCCGCCGTAGCCGCTGCGTCGATGCTGTCGGTGTTTGCAGTGAGCCCGGCCGTTGCGCAGAGCGGCCCCGGCTTCGAAGATCCGAACAACTGGCCGCAATACCACCGCACCAGCAACGCCTGGCGCTTCAGCCCGCTGAACCAGATCAACCGTGACAACGTGAAGAAGCTCAAGGTGGCGTGGATCCACCAGCCGGGCACCATCACGCACGGTCTGCAGGCCACGCCCATCGTGATCGACGGCGTGATGTACTCGATCTCGGCCAACAACAACGTGTGGGCCATCGACGCGGCCACCGGCAAGACCATCTGGCAATACGCACCCAAGCTCGACAAGATCGTCGACCAGGTGTTCTACGGTGCGGCCAGCCGCGGCGTGACCGTGGGCCGCGGCAAGGTGTACGTCGGCACGCTGGACGGCCGCTTCATCGCGCTCGACCAGAAGACGGGCAAGGAAGTGTGGTCGACGCAGCTCACCGATCCGAAGAACCAGTACGGCGCACTGTTCTCGGCGCCGCCGCAGCTGGCCGGCAACGTGCTGTTCGGCGGCACCACCGGCGGCGACCAGCCGATCTCGGGCAAGATCTACGCGGTGAACGCCGACACCGGCAAGCCGGTGTGGACCTTCGACGTGATCAAGAACGATCCGAAGAGCTGGCCGGGCGACAGCGGCAAGGTCGGCGGCGGCAGCGCCTGGATGCCGGGCACCTACGACGCCAAGACCGACACCATCTACATTGGTACGTCGAACGCCGCACCCGACTACTACAACTACGACCGCAAGGGCGACAACCTCTACACCGCCACGCTGCTCGCGCTCGATCCGAAGACCGGCAAGGTGAAGTGGCACCGTCAGGAAGTGCCGAACGATTCGTGGGACTACGACTCGGCCTACGAGGCGCTGGTGGTGCAGAAGGACGGCAAGGACGTCATCGTGCACCTGAACAAGGGCGGCTTCGTGTTCGTGATGGACAAGAAGGACGGCAAGCTCGAGAACGTGTGGCAGTTCGCCGAGAACGTGAACTGGGTCAAGGGCATCGACCCGAAGACCGGCGCGCTGATCGATCCGATCTACCCGGAAGTCGACAAGGTGAAGACCTTCTGCCCGAACCTGCTCGGTGCGCGCAGCTGGAACCACGGCGCCTACAACCCGGGCACCGGCCTGTGGTACTCGCACGCGATGGAAGTGTGTAACGAAGTGGTCGCCGGCAAGGACGATCCGGACAACCTGAAGGCCGTGTCCTCGCTGTCGCTGGGTATCGAGTCGATCAAGCTGGTACCGCCGCCGGGCACCAAGCCGCACGGTCGCCTGGACGCGCGTGACCCGATCACCGGCAAGCGCAAGTGGTCGATCAAGTACGACCTGCCGCCGCTGTCGTCGGTGCTGACCACCGCCGGTGGTCTGGTATTCACCGGTGACATGGAAGGCAAGATCTACGGTTACGACGCCGACACCGGCAAGGAACTGTGGACCTTCAACGCCGGCTCCGGTCTGCGTGGCGGCCCGGTCAGCTACTCGGTCAAGGGCAAGCAGTACATCGTCTTCCCGACCGGTCTCGGTTCGCATGCCCCGGGCTTCCTGGCCGGTGCCTTCCCGCAGATCAAGGATCTGCCGGGTGGTGCGGCGATGGTTGCCTTCACGCTGGAGTAA